Genomic DNA from Paenibacillus sp. MBLB1832:
TAGTTGCGCTGTTGTTTACAACGATTATTAATGATGGATCGACGGGCATGCGCCGCAATATTAATACGCATGGCACGACGGCGAATACGAATATTACGGCACTTACACCATAGAAACGGCAGGCATTCGATGAGGTCTATTCTTGTAACGGTGCTGCTGGTGATCGTCGTCATTGGTATTTATTTCGATGTTGTAGGTGGGAATACGGGCACTCGCAGTCAAGTTCGCGATAGCGGGGCTAGAATTAACGGGTCGATCGAGCGGATTAATCCATGAAGCAAATATTGGTGTTTATTCTGTTTGCGGCAATGCTCTGTTGGTTCATGTTTGCTCCGATGTATAAGCACGTCATAATTGTGAGGCAGGCGGTGCTGCAAAAGGAAGTCGATTATTTGCTTGAGGTTGGCGCGAATGGCAGCCATGGGTATATCAGCGACGCGATGATGCAGGAATCCAGGCAACGTATGGCGGAGAGAGGTTTTGTAGCTGGGGATTTGGGCTATACGGTTGGTACTAATACGGGAGTCAGCGGGACGGATGCAAGCGCGCCAGTGTGGCGTGGAACAGGGCTGCGGTTAACGATGACGTATCCGTATCACCGACTTTTTGTGATTGATCAGCTGGTTGGCATTACGATTCCGCTTGCTTCAGACCGCATGGGAGCGACAGGCATGAAAATGAGTGAATATGTACCTTGAGAGTTGAGGGATTGGCCTGTATAAACTGCTGTTAATGGTGTTAATGAGTGTGTTGTTTATGTCGTTATACGCGCTGCAAACGGATGAGGAAGTAGCGATGCATACTGTGTTTCAGGGGAAACACGGATTGAATAACGCCGTTCATGCGGCAGCTCAGCAAATTGATGCGGCGAAGCTAGCACGAGGCATACATGCGATTGATGAGCCGAAGGCGAGAGAGGCTGCCATGCAGTATTTGCAGGCGAATCTGAGGCTGAATGGGAATAATGAGCCGCTTTCGAACACTTTTTTGCGAGATACGGTTGAGGTCGTGTTATTTAAGGTCGTTAACGAGGGGGAGACCTTCCCGTTTACGTACAGGGATGATAGTCTGGATTACACGGTAACCCTCGAGCGGCCTGGCGTTATTATGTTTATTCGGTTGGTGTTTCCGCGGACGTATGCAGTTTTGCAGCAAGTAACGTGGACGATTAAGGCTTCGGCGGAAATGGTGTATGGTGTATAATAGGAGGGATGAATGAATTTTAGCGGTGTAGGAGTCGATGTTCATGACGATTTATCTGGAGAGGCAGCAATGGCTGCAAAATGAAATGCGCAAACGCGGATGGTCAGGCTTCCTGGTCACGCACAATGTCGATATATATTATTACTGCGGCTCGATGCAGACGGGGTATTTGTTTATTCCGACGGAGGGCGAAGCTGTCTATCTCGTGCGTCGGAGTTTGGTGCGCGCGGAGGCGGAGGCCGCAGTGGCGGTTGAGGCGCTAGGCTCGCTGAAGACGCTCGGCGAGCGGCTTCGCGCGCGCTGCGCGGGCGCGGGTGTGGATGCGGCAGCGGGTGAAACACCGCTGCGCATCGGCACGGAGCTGGACGTGTTGCCCGTCCAGCTGTACGTGCGCTTGCAGACCGCGCTGCCCGGCGCGGTCTGGGAGGACGGCTCGCTGCTCGTGCGAGAGCAGCGTATGATCAAATCGCCGGACGAAGTCGCGGCGATTCGGGCTGCCGCGCGCGTCGCAGACGGCGCGCTGGAGGCGGTCATCCCCCACATTCGTGAGGGGATGGCGGAGTTCGAGCTGATGGCGCTCATCGAGCATCAGCTCCGGCTGCGGGGGCACCAAGGGCTGATGCGCATGCGCGCGTACAATTCCGAGTTGATCACCGGAATGGTCGCGTCAGGCGCATCGGCAGCGGTGCCCACCTATTTTGACGGGCCGGCCGGGGGCACAGGGCTCCACCCGTCCAGCCCGCAAAGCTCAGGCCGCACGCTGCTTCGGCACGGCGACCCGATCCTCGTCGATATAGGCTGCACCATCGACGGCTATCTCATCGATCAGACGCGCACGTTCGTGATCGGCGCTCTAGACCCTGAGCTGCAGCGAGCCTACGACGTGGCGGAGGAAGTCCTCCGTGCCACAGAAGCCAGGCTGCAGCCTGGCGTGATCGCCGAGCATCTGTACCTGCTCGCGCTGGATCAAGTGCAAGAAGCGGGACTAAGCGCCCACTTCATGGGGTACGGCGCGGACCAAGTGAAATTCCTTGGTCACGGCATCGGGCTCGAAATCGATGAGCTGCCCGTTCTCGCCAAGGGTTTCAAAACCCCGCTGGCCCCAGGCATGGTCATCGCGATTGAGCCCAAGTTCACCTTCCCTGGGCGCGGTGTTGTCGGTGTGGAAGACACGTATCTCATCACCGAAGGTGGATTCGAGAAATTGACGGTATCCCGTGAGGGCCTACGTCGGATATAAGTCAAAGAGACCTGCGGCACGTTAGTTGCCGCAGGTCTCTTTGTATATTGCTCTGCACTCTGGTGAAATGATGATTGAAGTGAAGAATTTCGTCATTTCGGCCTGGCCCTAAATCCGCTCAATCACCTTATCAATTAACCCATACACCCGCGCATCTTCCGCTTCTAGGAAATAATCGCGATCAGTATCCCGCTCGATTTTATCGAGCGGTTGTTTGGTCGTCTCGGAGAGGATGCGATTGAGGATACTGCGCGTTTTGAGGATGTGCTGGGTGCGAATTTGAATATCACTCGCTTGCCCCTGCGTGCCTCCCCAAGGTTGGTGGATCATCACCTCTGCATTTGGTAGCGCGAAGCGTTTGCCTGGCGCCCCCGCGGTGAGCAGAACAGCTCCCATGGAAGCCGCCATCCCCACACAGATGGTGGAGACATCTGGTTTAATGAAGTTCATCGTGTCATAAATCGCAAGTCCCGCAGATGTGGAGCCGCCTGGCGAGTTGATGTAGAGGGAAATATCTTTCTCCGGATCTTCTGCGGAAAGGAATAGCAGCTGGGCAATAATCGCATTGGCGACTTGATCGTTCACTTCTGTGCCGAGGAATACGATGCGATCCTTAAGCAAACGGGAATAAATATCGTACGAACGCTCTCCGCGTGCGGTTTGTTCAACAACCATAGGTATAAAGCTCATGATAATCACCCTTTCATCATTGTTAGGCTATTAGGCTGCTTTGCACTGAATCGTAGTGGCAGGCACGGTTAGCTTTTGACCAAAACCAGAGGATACGATAATCAACCGGACAGGGTTTTCATTTGGTGAAGCAATAATATCGCGTATTGTGACTGTTGCTTCCGTATTCAGCGGAGCGGGATCTTGCCGACGATAGGAATCGATCGAGATCACGTTGGATTTTGTGGATTCTGTGGTATGTGCAACGGACTGCTCCCAAGCGATAACAGGTGATGGGGCAGGGGTGATATCTTTTTCCGATTGAACTACTTGTTTCTCCTCATGTTCATGAATCACGGTAAATGCCTCCTTAATCCTTCGGTTTGGGATAAATGGCAAGTAAAACATGGTAGTCAACCTGTTCCTGGTTCCGATTAT
This window encodes:
- the clpP gene encoding ATP-dependent Clp endopeptidase proteolytic subunit ClpP, producing the protein MSFIPMVVEQTARGERSYDIYSRLLKDRIVFLGTEVNDQVANAIIAQLLFLSAEDPEKDISLYINSPGGSTSAGLAIYDTMNFIKPDVSTICVGMAASMGAVLLTAGAPGKRFALPNAEVMIHQPWGGTQGQASDIQIRTQHILKTRSILNRILSETTKQPLDKIERDTDRDYFLEAEDARVYGLIDKVIERI
- a CDS encoding M24 family metallopeptidase translates to MTIYLERQQWLQNEMRKRGWSGFLVTHNVDIYYYCGSMQTGYLFIPTEGEAVYLVRRSLVRAEAEAAVAVEALGSLKTLGERLRARCAGAGVDAAAGETPLRIGTELDVLPVQLYVRLQTALPGAVWEDGSLLVREQRMIKSPDEVAAIRAAARVADGALEAVIPHIREGMAEFELMALIEHQLRLRGHQGLMRMRAYNSELITGMVASGASAAVPTYFDGPAGGTGLHPSSPQSSGRTLLRHGDPILVDIGCTIDGYLIDQTRTFVIGALDPELQRAYDVAEEVLRATEARLQPGVIAEHLYLLALDQVQEAGLSAHFMGYGADQVKFLGHGIGLEIDELPVLAKGFKTPLAPGMVIAIEPKFTFPGRGVVGVEDTYLITEGGFEKLTVSREGLRRI